In a genomic window of Akkermansia massiliensis:
- a CDS encoding glycoside hydrolase family 97 protein, translating to MAGCLLPGSGQAGELHASLQSPDGRLSWMLHADNRAAHSLKKGNRTVLEPSGLGIVVNGKDLAGGITGWSVKKVKDNVHDTFETRGKYPSASVHFNEYVVSGDNSGLRLRARVFNNGVAFRYEWTEDVQKAPVLNIGEEKTSFAFPEKAVLWTQDAASALGPCEGVWSPSRIADFKKDPGNPRSHVRTMPVAAELPGGGFALIQEAANFNRQWSGIKFSLQDGACRTVYFQDPEGFSAPSSAEMPWRVILVNDDLNGLVRNDVIPSLAPEPDKNLFPEGAKTPWIKPGRSTWTWWDRGNVREEDQYAFVDMASEFGWEYHLVDEGWKKWGKTVPESMDKVAQLASYAAGKQVGIWVWVRWSDVNNPANDWESMRSFFSSLAKTGIKGIKIDFMDSASRERLAFYDAVAENLAKNKLMVNFHGANTPTGEERSWPHEMSREGIYGGEQNIWAAIGGRHYCALPFTRLVSGHADFTGGYFGHGPKLRGSSWPLQMAANIIYTSPVLHWVSNPADMEAAFPKGSPEREAVRNIPSVWDETIVLPPSAIGECAAFARRSGDQWYIALMNGDGRERTVSIPLDFLNRNTAYRATILRDLPEKNDGWKVENRELHSGSTLSFTMRVKGGGIARLVPAGK from the coding sequence ATGGCAGGATGCCTCCTGCCCGGTTCCGGACAGGCGGGAGAATTGCATGCCTCTCTGCAATCCCCGGACGGCCGTCTGTCCTGGATGCTCCACGCGGATAACCGGGCCGCCCATTCCCTGAAAAAGGGAAACAGGACGGTTCTGGAGCCCTCCGGCCTGGGCATCGTGGTGAACGGCAAGGACCTTGCCGGAGGCATTACGGGATGGAGCGTGAAAAAAGTGAAGGACAACGTCCACGACACCTTTGAAACGCGCGGCAAATACCCCTCCGCTTCCGTCCATTTCAACGAATACGTGGTTTCCGGGGATAATTCCGGCCTCCGCCTCCGCGCCCGCGTTTTCAACAACGGAGTCGCCTTCCGCTACGAGTGGACGGAAGACGTGCAGAAAGCGCCCGTGCTGAACATCGGGGAAGAAAAAACGTCGTTCGCCTTCCCGGAAAAAGCCGTCCTGTGGACCCAGGACGCCGCTTCCGCACTGGGTCCCTGCGAGGGAGTCTGGTCTCCTTCCAGAATAGCCGATTTCAAGAAAGACCCCGGCAATCCCCGCAGCCATGTCCGCACCATGCCGGTTGCGGCGGAACTGCCGGGCGGAGGCTTCGCCCTCATCCAGGAAGCCGCCAATTTCAACAGGCAGTGGAGCGGCATTAAATTCTCCCTTCAGGACGGCGCATGCAGGACGGTATATTTCCAGGACCCGGAAGGCTTTTCCGCCCCCTCTTCCGCAGAGATGCCCTGGCGGGTCATCCTGGTGAACGACGACCTCAACGGCCTGGTCCGGAACGACGTCATCCCTTCCCTGGCTCCGGAACCGGACAAGAACCTTTTTCCGGAAGGAGCCAAAACGCCCTGGATCAAGCCGGGCCGCTCCACCTGGACCTGGTGGGACCGCGGAAACGTCCGTGAAGAGGACCAGTACGCCTTTGTCGACATGGCCTCCGAATTCGGCTGGGAATACCACCTCGTTGACGAAGGATGGAAGAAATGGGGCAAAACCGTGCCGGAAAGCATGGACAAGGTGGCTCAACTGGCCAGCTACGCCGCCGGCAAACAAGTAGGCATCTGGGTATGGGTGCGCTGGTCAGACGTCAACAACCCCGCCAACGACTGGGAAAGCATGCGCAGCTTTTTCAGCAGCCTTGCCAAAACGGGCATCAAGGGAATCAAGATAGATTTCATGGATTCCGCCTCCCGGGAACGCCTGGCCTTTTATGACGCCGTCGCGGAAAACCTGGCTAAAAACAAGCTCATGGTCAACTTTCACGGCGCCAATACCCCCACGGGGGAAGAACGCTCCTGGCCGCATGAAATGAGCCGGGAAGGCATCTACGGCGGGGAACAGAACATCTGGGCCGCCATCGGCGGACGGCACTACTGCGCACTGCCCTTCACCCGGCTGGTCTCCGGCCACGCCGATTTCACTGGCGGCTACTTCGGCCACGGGCCCAAGCTGCGCGGCTCTTCCTGGCCCCTCCAGATGGCGGCCAATATCATTTATACGTCCCCAGTCCTCCACTGGGTATCCAACCCCGCAGACATGGAAGCCGCCTTCCCGAAAGGCTCCCCGGAACGGGAAGCCGTCCGGAACATTCCCTCCGTATGGGATGAGACCATCGTCCTGCCGCCGTCCGCCATCGGGGAATGCGCCGCCTTTGCCCGGCGTTCCGGGGACCAGTGGTACATTGCCCTGATGAACGGGGACGGACGGGAACGCACCGTTTCCATTCCCCTGGACTTCCTGAACAGGAACACCGCGTACCGGGCCACCATCCTCCGCGACCTGCCGGAAAAGAACGACGGCTGGAAGGTGGAAAACCGGGAACTCCATTCCGGGAGCACCCTTTCCTTCACCATGCGCGTCAAGGGCGGCGGCATTGCCCGCCTGGTCCCCGCCGGAAAGTAG
- a CDS encoding protein kinase domain-containing protein: MHGSKLTPPSSWNEFSVYSKELPDGATLEHYKILKVLGSGGFGITYLVRDLMLKRKVVLKENFPSSYAYRDPFTGRVVPNNEHDAEYFKWTLSNFLNEARILARLDSPGIVRVLSVFECNGTAYFSMDYVQGLPLDYLGEQQLLAGNCYSEAKLKGLLMHILQILDYLHKKGICHRDIKPGNILLTQEGTPVFVDFGASRHMESTHTQTVLTTHGFSSPEQALGRKNTGPWSDIYSLGATFYSLLKGGAPPRGEERLIHDTIQPLALSAPLSSHYSKNFLRTIDKALSPRVEDRYNSAEEWMKDLGVEGGALSTIKFSSEEFKSARKRFFNLFALSSSRIMSEGHEKWGAGWRKVLGLFVVVGVIGATLGYFVYDWGGGPEEDDALGLRFPSVMSTPIPQIISESRGVSLLSPVERFDVRLDSPSLSRHALPSLLPDRFSLACVHLRVLQEDKMCPLLYLTIRDEEGKLVSRSLNGFSFTLIESPVLTGFRFVDLPALNVDAPYRFSFETKDNVPHPLKVVSSQVTTLESGKTVRPHFKFICAMDDPAVRDSLNRPENGRIREMLIASRKRNRTEIDSIVLTEQEKAQVRKFAKAGYPAAQYKIARLIFERDGRYGEEGGAWLYKAAMGGFIVAQRDLAFLLVGGKEFFPDMLQCPVSLSQNYSQAVDFLLMSFAAQDPSVLYMLGVLYSQGWGVEYSAEMVARLSRLLAGSGYDLSRLTLSSPILSHWELLGQKEETYTRMRCSIPGRKMSQFSGLRLVRTSVEGGSILIDKVILLRNGQEVMSRSFRTALTRESPVLEVSINMEDYAKEMDSSEWSIEVIMAPANTSGIMEMMRKKEFSGAEELRI, translated from the coding sequence GTGCATGGATCCAAATTGACACCTCCCTCTTCCTGGAACGAGTTTTCCGTTTATTCCAAAGAACTCCCGGACGGAGCGACGTTGGAGCATTATAAAATATTGAAGGTGCTGGGAAGCGGCGGATTCGGCATTACCTATCTGGTCCGGGACTTGATGCTGAAGAGGAAAGTGGTTTTAAAAGAGAATTTTCCTTCTTCCTATGCTTACAGAGATCCGTTTACGGGGCGCGTGGTTCCCAATAATGAGCATGACGCCGAGTATTTCAAGTGGACCCTTTCCAACTTTTTGAATGAAGCCCGCATTCTTGCGAGGCTGGATTCTCCAGGTATTGTCCGGGTTCTTTCCGTTTTTGAGTGCAACGGCACGGCTTATTTTTCCATGGATTATGTTCAGGGGCTTCCTCTGGATTACCTGGGAGAACAGCAGCTGCTTGCCGGAAACTGTTATTCGGAAGCCAAGTTGAAGGGATTGCTGATGCACATCCTCCAGATTTTGGATTACCTTCATAAAAAAGGCATCTGCCACAGGGACATCAAACCGGGAAATATATTGCTTACACAGGAGGGAACTCCCGTTTTCGTGGATTTCGGCGCGTCGCGCCACATGGAGAGCACCCATACCCAGACTGTCCTGACGACTCATGGCTTTTCTTCTCCGGAACAGGCTCTCGGCAGGAAAAACACGGGACCTTGGAGCGACATTTATTCCCTGGGCGCTACGTTCTATTCCCTGCTGAAGGGGGGTGCGCCCCCCAGAGGAGAGGAGCGGCTGATCCACGATACCATACAGCCTTTGGCATTGTCCGCGCCCTTGTCCTCCCATTATTCGAAAAATTTTCTCAGGACCATAGACAAGGCCCTTTCTCCTCGGGTGGAAGATCGTTATAACTCCGCGGAAGAGTGGATGAAGGATCTGGGAGTGGAAGGAGGGGCGCTCTCAACCATTAAGTTCTCCAGTGAGGAGTTCAAGTCCGCCCGTAAGCGTTTTTTCAATCTGTTTGCCTTGTCCTCTTCCCGCATCATGTCGGAAGGGCACGAAAAGTGGGGGGCCGGATGGAGGAAGGTGCTGGGGCTCTTCGTTGTTGTGGGCGTGATTGGCGCAACCCTCGGCTATTTTGTTTATGACTGGGGAGGCGGCCCGGAGGAGGACGATGCTTTAGGGCTTCGCTTTCCCAGTGTAATGTCCACCCCCATTCCCCAGATTATTTCAGAATCCAGGGGCGTTTCCTTGCTGAGTCCCGTGGAACGTTTTGACGTCAGGCTGGATAGTCCGTCTTTGTCGCGCCATGCTCTTCCATCCCTGCTTCCCGACCGCTTTTCCTTGGCGTGTGTCCATTTGAGGGTGCTTCAGGAAGACAAGATGTGCCCGCTCCTGTATTTGACCATACGTGATGAGGAGGGAAAGCTGGTTTCCCGGTCTCTCAACGGCTTTTCCTTCACCTTGATCGAGAGTCCTGTGCTCACCGGGTTCCGCTTTGTGGATCTTCCGGCGCTGAATGTGGATGCGCCTTACAGGTTCAGTTTTGAAACCAAGGATAATGTTCCTCATCCGTTGAAGGTTGTTTCTTCCCAGGTTACGACGCTGGAAAGCGGGAAAACCGTGAGGCCCCATTTTAAATTCATTTGCGCGATGGATGACCCCGCGGTGAGAGATTCGCTGAACAGGCCGGAAAACGGCAGGATCCGGGAAATGCTCATCGCCTCCCGGAAAAGGAACCGTACGGAAATTGATTCCATCGTGCTGACGGAACAGGAGAAGGCGCAGGTGCGGAAGTTCGCCAAGGCGGGGTATCCCGCCGCCCAGTATAAAATAGCCCGTCTCATCTTTGAACGGGATGGGAGATACGGAGAGGAAGGAGGCGCCTGGCTTTATAAGGCGGCCATGGGGGGCTTTATTGTGGCGCAGAGGGATCTGGCGTTTCTTCTTGTGGGGGGCAAGGAATTTTTCCCGGATATGCTTCAGTGCCCGGTCAGCCTGTCCCAGAACTATTCTCAGGCGGTTGATTTCCTTCTGATGTCCTTTGCCGCGCAGGATCCTTCCGTGCTGTATATGCTGGGTGTCTTGTATTCCCAGGGGTGGGGGGTGGAATATTCCGCGGAGATGGTCGCGCGCCTGTCCAGGCTGTTGGCCGGTTCCGGTTACGACCTGTCGCGGCTTACCTTGTCGTCCCCCATTTTATCCCATTGGGAGCTTCTGGGGCAGAAGGAGGAAACCTATACGAGGATGCGCTGCTCCATTCCCGGCAGGAAGATGAGCCAATTTTCAGGACTGCGGCTGGTACGGACCTCCGTGGAAGGGGGAAGTATCCTTATTGACAAGGTGATTCTGTTGCGGAACGGGCAGGAGGTCATGTCCCGTTCTTTCCGTACGGCCCTTACCCGGGAGTCTCCCGTCCTGGAGGTCTCCATAAACATGGAGGATTACGCAAAGGAAATGGACAGTTCCGAATGGTCGATAGAGGTCATCATGGCTCCGGCCAATACGTCCGGCATCATGGAAATGATGAGGAAGAAGGAGTTTTCCGGCGCGGAAGAGCTGCGAATTTGA
- the mfd gene encoding transcription-repair coupling factor yields the protein MAEDASITALMDRVARTAPFHRELAKLGTEEQAVFDHTSLPGVPFVAALCIRTIPDTARAWVIAPHLRAQESLAAQLETWGVRNILFVPEKEVALGEEVGDPELAAERLNVLHRIASGHVGRQTVVLTEGSLNDEVPSPDGMQNQGMTLKTGETHAPDDLIRLFEEAGFEGVPQVISRGQWSRRGGILDVFPLQSSHPVRLEFFDDEIESIREFDVDSQISFRKTEHVNLVLTEAAGVETLRAWIKPGDLVITAPFCKERGNVCILTAPPKNAEGEEDFSLAIHDNPLGSFDAGDFVMQEMRRELAERQIREWLDRKWNVSMFFPNEGEEERFRDICAGTPALLSITALRGDLPGGFSIPGAKTAVLSSSELFGRYQSATARRRASREDKARKARAQASLKDINPGDLVVHTSYGIGKFINISTSPDSGDEEMNILYRDNTILHVPLSQAHLVSRYIGLGSKTPELNKLGDSKWQRAKKSAERSVADYAAQLLNVQAERQTGKGYSHPPDSKWMWEFESSFPFRETQDQLRAIAQTKADMEATRPMDRLICGDVGFGKTEVAIRAAFKCVTGGRQVAVLVPTTVLAEQHFRTFKERMSEYPVRIEMLSRFSSAADVRSTLEGLKSGAVDIVIGTHRLISEDVSIKNLGLVVIDEEQRFGVRHKEKFKERFKGIDVLTLSATPIPRTLYIALMGARDMSSIETPPVNRQPVQTSVCPYDERIMKKAMERELERGGQIFLLHNRVKTIELFRDRIQALVPKARIVIGHGQMPKDELEKVMRTFVQGKADILLATTIIESGIDIPNANTIIIDRADRFGLADLYQLRGRVGRAGHRAYAYLMLPRSAATTGDARKRVSAIKQYTELGSGFKIAMRDLEIRGAGNLLGTQQSGHIAAIGFDLYCQLLQQSIAHMQGRYTAPRPDAALRTDFIVNSETQFAAKSRKDYLGAFLPRDYISDAALRISAYKDLAAVRTLKEADALLRAWEDRFGPAPETVHHLLDSHKIKILASKANISMVEISGQRLMLTRNGDFILLSNKFPRLAGVSPADKLREALEMLKNI from the coding sequence ATGGCAGAAGACGCTTCCATAACCGCCCTGATGGACAGGGTGGCCCGCACCGCACCCTTTCACCGGGAACTCGCGAAACTGGGCACGGAGGAACAGGCGGTTTTCGACCATACCTCCCTGCCCGGGGTTCCGTTCGTGGCGGCCCTGTGCATCAGGACCATTCCGGACACCGCCCGGGCCTGGGTGATCGCGCCCCATCTGCGCGCGCAGGAATCCCTTGCCGCGCAACTGGAAACATGGGGAGTGCGCAACATCCTCTTCGTCCCGGAAAAAGAGGTGGCCCTGGGGGAGGAAGTGGGAGACCCGGAGCTTGCCGCGGAACGGCTGAACGTCCTTCACCGCATCGCTTCCGGCCATGTGGGCAGGCAAACCGTCGTTCTGACGGAAGGCAGCCTGAATGACGAGGTTCCCTCCCCCGACGGCATGCAGAACCAGGGAATGACCCTGAAAACGGGAGAAACGCACGCCCCTGACGATTTGATACGGCTGTTTGAGGAGGCGGGGTTCGAGGGCGTTCCTCAGGTCATTTCCCGCGGGCAGTGGTCCCGCCGCGGCGGCATTCTGGACGTTTTCCCGCTCCAGTCCTCCCATCCCGTACGCCTGGAGTTTTTTGACGACGAGATTGAATCCATCCGGGAATTTGACGTGGACTCCCAGATTTCCTTCCGGAAGACGGAGCACGTCAACCTCGTCCTGACGGAAGCGGCAGGCGTGGAAACCCTGCGGGCCTGGATCAAGCCGGGCGACCTGGTCATTACGGCCCCCTTCTGCAAGGAACGGGGGAACGTGTGCATCCTCACCGCACCGCCGAAGAACGCGGAGGGGGAGGAGGACTTCTCCCTGGCCATCCATGACAATCCCCTGGGCAGCTTTGACGCCGGGGACTTCGTGATGCAGGAGATGCGGCGGGAGCTGGCGGAACGCCAGATCCGAGAATGGCTGGACCGGAAATGGAACGTCAGCATGTTTTTTCCCAACGAAGGGGAGGAAGAGCGCTTCCGGGACATCTGCGCCGGAACGCCCGCGCTGCTGTCCATCACCGCCCTGCGCGGGGACCTGCCCGGCGGCTTCAGCATTCCGGGGGCAAAAACGGCCGTTCTCTCCTCCTCGGAGCTGTTCGGCAGGTACCAGTCCGCCACGGCGCGCCGCCGCGCCAGCCGGGAGGACAAGGCGCGCAAGGCCCGCGCGCAGGCCTCCCTGAAGGACATCAACCCCGGAGACCTGGTGGTGCATACCAGCTACGGCATCGGCAAATTCATCAACATTTCCACCTCTCCGGACTCCGGAGACGAGGAAATGAACATCCTTTACCGGGACAATACGATCCTGCACGTCCCCCTCAGCCAGGCGCACCTGGTTTCACGGTACATAGGGCTGGGCAGCAAGACGCCGGAACTCAACAAGCTGGGGGATTCCAAATGGCAGCGCGCCAAAAAGTCCGCGGAACGCTCCGTGGCGGACTACGCCGCCCAGCTCCTCAACGTGCAGGCGGAACGCCAGACCGGAAAGGGCTACAGCCACCCTCCGGACAGCAAATGGATGTGGGAGTTTGAAAGCTCCTTCCCCTTCCGGGAGACCCAGGACCAGCTCCGCGCCATCGCCCAGACGAAGGCGGACATGGAAGCCACCCGCCCCATGGACCGCCTGATCTGCGGGGACGTGGGCTTCGGCAAGACGGAGGTGGCCATCCGCGCCGCCTTCAAATGCGTGACGGGAGGCCGCCAGGTGGCCGTGCTGGTGCCCACCACCGTGCTTGCGGAACAGCACTTCCGCACCTTCAAGGAGCGCATGAGCGAATACCCCGTGCGGATTGAAATGCTCAGCCGCTTCAGCAGCGCGGCGGACGTCCGCTCCACGCTGGAAGGGCTTAAGTCCGGGGCCGTGGACATCGTCATCGGCACGCATCGCCTCATCTCCGAGGACGTGTCCATTAAAAACCTGGGCCTCGTGGTGATTGACGAGGAACAGCGCTTCGGCGTCAGGCACAAGGAGAAATTCAAGGAACGCTTCAAGGGCATCGACGTGCTCACGCTGTCCGCCACGCCCATTCCCCGCACCCTGTACATTGCGCTGATGGGAGCGAGGGACATGAGCTCCATTGAAACGCCGCCCGTCAACCGGCAGCCCGTGCAGACGAGCGTATGCCCCTATGACGAACGCATCATGAAGAAGGCCATGGAGCGCGAACTGGAACGCGGCGGCCAGATTTTCCTGCTGCACAACCGCGTCAAAACCATCGAACTGTTCCGGGACCGCATCCAGGCCCTGGTGCCCAAGGCCCGCATCGTCATCGGCCACGGACAGATGCCCAAGGACGAGCTGGAGAAGGTCATGCGCACCTTCGTGCAGGGGAAGGCAGACATCCTGCTGGCAACCACCATCATCGAATCCGGCATCGACATCCCGAACGCCAACACCATCATCATTGACCGCGCGGACCGCTTCGGCCTGGCGGACCTCTACCAGCTCCGCGGCCGCGTGGGCCGCGCGGGGCACCGGGCCTACGCCTACCTCATGCTCCCCAGGTCCGCCGCCACCACGGGAGACGCCCGCAAGCGCGTCTCCGCCATCAAGCAGTACACGGAGCTGGGTTCCGGCTTCAAGATAGCCATGAGGGACCTGGAAATACGCGGCGCGGGCAACCTGCTGGGCACCCAGCAGAGCGGCCATATTGCCGCCATCGGCTTTGACCTGTACTGCCAGCTTCTCCAGCAGTCCATCGCCCACATGCAGGGCAGGTACACGGCCCCCCGGCCGGACGCAGCCCTGAGAACGGATTTCATCGTGAACAGCGAGACGCAGTTCGCCGCCAAATCCCGCAAGGATTATCTGGGCGCCTTCCTGCCCCGGGATTACATCAGCGACGCAGCCCTGCGCATTTCGGCGTACAAGGACCTGGCGGCAGTCCGCACCCTGAAGGAGGCGGACGCCCTGCTCCGCGCGTGGGAAGACCGCTTCGGCCCTGCACCGGAAACGGTGCATCACCTGCTGGATTCCCACAAAATCAAGATACTGGCCTCCAAAGCAAACATCTCCATGGTGGAAATCAGCGGACAGCGCCTGATGCTCACCAGGAACGGGGATTTTATCCTGCTGTCCAACAAATTTCCGCGGCTGGCAGGCGTCTCTCCCGCAGACAAGCTACGGGAAGCGCTGGAAATGCTGAAGAACATCTAA
- a CDS encoding SHD1 domain-containing protein, giving the protein MKNPACLYLVTGALCSLSFLPLAQGRTWTSVQGKSLEAEFVRLDGQKAVLKRSGGQTVSIPLAQLSREDRDFIAARGKGGAASSNPADNYHLPWPRTVKCQDNFKVETIKEEQGEYIYETPHFRFICDAKLGAGMIKRLGLLFEATHLANKTLPIGNIPPHDDSAKFPAYLYEKFSTYLENGGREGTAGIFLGTTRSGDRGKILVPFDSLGVKTMGSTYIIDRDKDSSTLIHELTHQLMSPEAKQASWFCEGSAEYMGMTPYSGGRFNFGANRSHIVSRVTEYGKKNTGGRALGDDFEAPSLESYMNMPYSQFTGENANLNYGLAALMAYYFYHMDGKGDAQRVKNYMKAIQSGSSEKEAQKLLLDGRSYEELAKEIEQKWRKAGVKIRFRSSS; this is encoded by the coding sequence ATGAAGAATCCCGCATGCCTGTACCTGGTGACGGGAGCCCTGTGCTCCCTCTCCTTCCTTCCCCTCGCGCAGGGGCGCACCTGGACCAGCGTCCAGGGGAAAAGCCTGGAAGCCGAGTTCGTCAGGCTGGACGGCCAGAAAGCCGTGCTGAAACGCTCTGGCGGCCAAACCGTCTCCATCCCCCTCGCCCAGCTTTCCCGGGAAGACAGGGATTTCATCGCGGCCCGGGGAAAGGGAGGGGCTGCCTCCTCCAATCCCGCGGACAATTACCACCTGCCATGGCCCAGGACCGTCAAATGCCAGGACAATTTCAAGGTGGAAACCATCAAGGAGGAACAAGGGGAGTATATTTATGAAACGCCCCATTTCCGCTTCATCTGCGACGCCAAGCTGGGCGCCGGCATGATCAAGCGCCTGGGCCTTCTCTTCGAGGCCACCCACCTGGCGAACAAAACGCTTCCCATCGGCAACATCCCCCCTCACGACGATTCCGCCAAATTCCCCGCCTACCTGTACGAAAAGTTCAGCACGTACCTGGAAAACGGAGGCCGTGAAGGCACGGCAGGCATTTTCCTGGGGACGACGCGCAGCGGAGACCGCGGCAAAATCCTGGTCCCGTTTGATTCCCTGGGCGTCAAGACCATGGGGAGCACGTACATCATTGACCGCGACAAGGATTCCTCCACCCTCATCCATGAACTGACGCACCAGCTCATGTCCCCGGAGGCCAAGCAGGCAAGCTGGTTCTGTGAAGGCTCCGCGGAATACATGGGGATGACCCCGTATTCCGGAGGCCGCTTCAACTTCGGGGCCAACCGTTCCCACATTGTCTCCCGCGTGACGGAATACGGCAAGAAAAATACGGGGGGCCGCGCCCTGGGGGACGACTTTGAGGCGCCCAGCCTGGAGTCCTACATGAACATGCCCTATTCCCAGTTCACGGGAGAGAACGCCAACCTGAATTACGGCCTGGCCGCTCTGATGGCCTACTATTTCTACCACATGGACGGCAAGGGGGACGCCCAGCGCGTGAAGAACTACATGAAGGCCATCCAGTCCGGCAGCAGTGAAAAAGAAGCGCAAAAGCTCCTCCTTGATGGCCGGAGCTATGAGGAGCTGGCCAAGGAGATTGAACAGAAATGGCGCAAGGCCGGCGTTAAAATCCGCTTCCGCTCCTCCTCCTGA
- a CDS encoding MFS transporter — translation MIGYDMTSNDPAEWGAAGKQQPAGPGTPVAAAAGPAPVRENSIILIGGDKRGNAPDPSKPVVQSRDILVYDVIGNKWTHQGEWPVGIATAPAVVKGSEIMTISGETAPGVRTPVNASASAGYHFEMSTVDYAVLILTVIVMAIIIVSAVRNGVKNVSAVTDPNTRPGLWAWVAVIVLWFVVMLNYFDRQLLSALHEPIVRDIPQTEAQFGMVTSVFLLIYALLSPVGGFLADRYSRRLMILCSLVVWSVVTWWTGHAEDYTSLLIARGAMGISEAFYIPAALALITDYHRGSTRSIATGLHMSGIYVGMAVAGFGATMASWTGWRMTFALFGLIGVAYAIVLILFLKDPAKAPADTAQAKKPSEPKEKTVLINVDNDERAIKEPASNLSTGAVLSSLLSGRPMWMLLAVVAFAGAGNWFLLTWYPTLLQDKYQLSSAEAGPAATLWSSVAKYVAVLGGAILADMWYRRNARARALVPGITFTISGPLVVLALLPGIFGWDIAVPLVLMLGLVATQGLAQGSLDATLMPVLRSHIDERYSATGYGLLNLTSAGVGALISFFGGWFKDQGVPLTTTLAAAGCLMLLCGLLLLMLPRPKH, via the coding sequence ATGATCGGCTACGACATGACGTCCAACGATCCCGCCGAATGGGGAGCCGCGGGCAAACAGCAGCCTGCTGGACCGGGAACGCCCGTAGCCGCCGCCGCAGGCCCCGCCCCGGTACGTGAAAATTCCATCATCCTCATCGGCGGGGACAAGCGCGGCAACGCGCCGGACCCGTCCAAGCCCGTGGTGCAGTCCCGCGACATCCTGGTTTATGACGTCATCGGAAACAAATGGACGCACCAGGGGGAGTGGCCCGTCGGCATCGCCACCGCGCCCGCCGTCGTGAAGGGTTCCGAGATCATGACCATCAGCGGGGAAACCGCCCCGGGCGTCCGGACCCCCGTGAACGCCTCCGCCTCCGCAGGGTACCATTTTGAAATGAGCACGGTTGATTACGCCGTTCTCATCCTGACCGTCATCGTCATGGCGATCATCATCGTTTCCGCCGTGCGCAACGGCGTTAAAAATGTTTCCGCCGTCACGGACCCGAACACCAGGCCGGGCCTGTGGGCCTGGGTGGCCGTCATCGTCCTGTGGTTCGTGGTCATGCTGAACTATTTTGACCGCCAGCTCCTTTCCGCGCTGCATGAACCCATCGTCCGGGACATTCCGCAGACGGAAGCCCAGTTCGGCATGGTCACCTCCGTCTTCCTGCTGATTTACGCCCTGCTCAGCCCGGTGGGCGGCTTCCTGGCGGACCGCTACAGCCGCCGCCTGATGATTCTCTGCTCCCTCGTCGTCTGGTCCGTGGTCACCTGGTGGACCGGCCATGCGGAGGATTACACGTCCCTGCTCATCGCGCGCGGCGCCATGGGCATCAGTGAGGCCTTTTACATCCCCGCCGCCCTGGCCCTGATTACGGACTACCACCGGGGCAGCACGCGCTCCATCGCCACGGGGCTGCACATGAGCGGCATTTACGTGGGCATGGCCGTGGCCGGCTTCGGGGCCACCATGGCTTCATGGACGGGCTGGCGCATGACGTTCGCCCTGTTCGGCCTGATCGGCGTGGCGTATGCCATCGTCCTCATCCTGTTCCTGAAAGACCCGGCCAAGGCCCCTGCGGATACGGCGCAGGCCAAAAAGCCGTCCGAACCCAAGGAAAAAACGGTCCTGATCAATGTGGACAATGACGAACGGGCCATCAAGGAACCCGCGTCCAATCTTTCCACCGGCGCCGTGCTTTCCAGCCTGCTGAGCGGCCGCCCCATGTGGATGCTGCTGGCCGTGGTCGCCTTTGCAGGCGCCGGGAACTGGTTCCTGCTCACCTGGTACCCCACCCTGCTTCAGGATAAATACCAGCTTTCCTCCGCGGAGGCAGGCCCCGCCGCCACCCTGTGGAGCTCCGTAGCCAAGTACGTGGCCGTGCTGGGCGGCGCCATTCTGGCGGACATGTGGTACCGGCGCAACGCCCGCGCCCGCGCCCTGGTGCCCGGCATCACCTTCACCATATCCGGCCCGCTGGTGGTCCTGGCGCTGCTGCCCGGCATCTTCGGCTGGGACATTGCGGTTCCCCTCGTGCTCATGCTGGGCCTCGTCGCCACGCAGGGGCTGGCGCAGGGATCGCTGGACGCCACCCTCATGCCTGTGCTACGCTCCCATATCGACGAGCGTTATTCCGCCACCGGCTATGGCCTCCTCAACCTCACGTCCGCGGGCGTGGGCGCCCTTATCTCCTTCTTCGGGGGATGGTTCAAGGACCAGGGCGTTCCGCTGACCACCACCCTGGCGGCGGCAGGATGCCTGATGCTGCTCTGCGGACTGCTGCTCCTGATGCTGCCGCGTCCCAAACATTAA